The stretch of DNA TCATTGAGAGTTCAGAAATGGTCGGCGACGATGCGTTTTTCGCAACATAAAGCTGATTGGCGTCTTGAATTTCAGCTAACAGGCGATCGTACTTTGTCGATATTGACATCTTCATCGCCACCTCAAAGTGTATTGCGTTCATCGTAGCATAGTTGAAATTTCATTACCATGCTTTTAGCAAAATATTCTTATTTTTTCGGAGGAATTTTCCATGGGCAACAGCCGGGTGATTTTTCACGTGGACATGAATTGTTTCTATGCCTCTGTGGAAATCGCGCTCAATCCGAAATTGAAAGGGAAACCGTTGGCAATCGCGGGCGATGAAACAACGCGGCACGGGATTGTCGTCACGAGCAGTTATGAAGCGAGAGCTTTCGGCGTGAAAACGACGATGACTGTTGCCCAGGCGAAACGGCTGTGTCCGACTTTGATTGTCATGCAGCCGAATTTTGAGCGTTACCGGAGGGCGTCCGCCGCTATTTTTCAACTGTTGCGCCGGTATACGCCGCTTGTTCAACGTGTATCTATCGACGAAGGGTATCTTGACGTAACAGACGTATTGCAAGGATCCCCATTGGCGTTGGCGAAACAAATTCAGGATCGGATGCAGCGCGAGTTGCGTTTACCGTGCAGCATCGGCATTGCCCCAAACAAATATCTCGCAAAAACGGCATCAGACATGAAAAAGCCTTCGGGCATCACGGTTTTGCGGAAACGCGACGTGCCGCACAAACTTTGGCCGTTGACAGTAGGAAATATGCACGGTGTCGGTGCCAAAACCGAAGAAAAACTGAATCGCGTCGGCATTGTCACGGTCGGTGATTTGGCGAAGGCTGAGCCGTTTCTGTTGAAAAGCACGCTCGGGATTAACGGTCCGCGCCTGAAACTGCGGGCCAATGGGATCGATCAAAGGCCCGTCGATCCCGAGGCGGAGTCCGAATTCAAGAGCATTGGCAATTCGACGACATTGCCGGCCGATACGACGGACAAAGATGAAATTCATGCCGTTCTGAAAAAGCTCGCTTTATCGGTTTCCCGCCGTATGAAACGGAAGAACTGTGTCGCCTGGAACGTTCAACTCATGATTCGGTACAACAATAGAAAAACGATCACGCGCAGTCAACGAATGGCCAACCCCGTGGATGCCGATTCCGATTTGTTCGCCG from Bacillales bacterium encodes:
- a CDS encoding DNA polymerase IV, which encodes MGNSRVIFHVDMNCFYASVEIALNPKLKGKPLAIAGDETTRHGIVVTSSYEARAFGVKTTMTVAQAKRLCPTLIVMQPNFERYRRASAAIFQLLRRYTPLVQRVSIDEGYLDVTDVLQGSPLALAKQIQDRMQRELRLPCSIGIAPNKYLAKTASDMKKPSGITVLRKRDVPHKLWPLTVGNMHGVGAKTEEKLNRVGIVTVGDLAKAEPFLLKSTLGINGPRLKLRANGIDQRPVDPEAESEFKSIGNSTTLPADTTDKDEIHAVLKKLALSVSRRMKRKNCVAWNVQLMIRYNNRKTITRSQRMANPVDADSDLFAAGHRLMQQHWSGRPVRLLGITAHELENKEEASKQLDLFSYPSEEAAGMKQEALDEALNHIRAKYGESVIKRGNNS